In Hymenobacter aerilatus, the genomic stretch ACAGCCGCGCCAAGCACGAGGTCATGCGCCACGTCTACGGGGCCCAGGAGCGGAGCCGGGGCGAGCTGGCCACGCTGACCAAGCCGGAGCCGGCCACGCGCCTGAGCATCGAGGGGCCGAGCGGACTGGACCTGGTCAACCTGAGCAAGTGGCGGGCCGACCAGGAGGCCCGGCTGAACGCGGAGCTGACCCGGCAGCTCGCCGCGGCCAACGAGCGGGCCAGCAAGGCGGCCAGCATCGCGCAGGACAGCGCCGGCGCCAAAGACCGGGAAAAGACCCTTGCCCGGCAGTTGGCGAGCGTAGAGGGCACGAAAACGAAGGAAATCGGCCGCCGGGAATTGTTTGAGGGAGGATTCAAGCGGGCGGCCGTGCTCGCGGTCCAGGGCGAGACATTGCCAGCGAAAGTGCTGGCGTACGGCCAGCAGATTCGCTCCAGTATGCAGGCCGAGGCCGAAAAAACACGTCCAGCAAGCCCTAAAGGCCCCTATCCGCCAAGCGGGCGACCTGACCGAGCAACTAAAAAAGCTCCCAGGGTACACCTACCGGGAGGACGCGACCACCAAACAGGGCGAGTTGCGCCACACGGCCACCGGCAGCCGGTTCGAGCTGGCCGAGCTGAAGCCGGGCGGGGTGTCAATGAAGGAGGCTTACGACCAGGCCGTGCACCGCACCGCGCAGCACGACCTGGCTCAGAGCAAAAGTCAGAGCCGGGGAGGCGTGAGCATGGGAGACTAACCAGACGACGCCCAAAAGCCCCCGCCAATTGCATTGGGCGGGGGCTTTTGTAAGAGTTAAGAGCAGAGTATCATAACTCGCTGATTATCAAGGGGGGTCTGTTTGAAACTTTCAAACAACCGTTTGAAACCTTCAAACAGGTGTTTTGTACTTTTCCGCGACCTCATTTTATCAATGTTGAAAAATTAGCCTTGTTTCTACAATGAGCCATTGTAAAGACTACAGCATCTTGTTTTAAAACTGGCCTGTATTTTCAACTTTTATAGTATAGCTTTGGGCATCAAAAATCAATTTTGCGATGTCAACCTGGTACAAAAAAATAACGGATTACCCTGAGAATGAGAATAATCCGTTTTCAGAAAAGGCAGTGCTAGAGATTAGCACCACTAAAAAACGCCAGGCCATCAGACCACCCAAGACAAAAGATGGGGAGAATAAGTATTGGGTAATCGATAATAATGGTGAGAAGGTAGCTGAAAGCCTGTTTGTTAGAGAAATTGAGGTAGACGATGAACAGTTTGCGAAAGTCTTTCTAGGTGGGCTACTCAATTTTTGGGAGCTTAGTCCACGCGGCATTCGGGTGTTTACCTATGTTCTTCGACAACTCCGGCCAGGACGTGATGAGTTTTACTTTTCTGCTCCTGAGTGTATGAAATTCACCCTTTATAAAAGCAGAGGACTTGTAATCAGTGGATTAGCTGAGTTGGTTGGAGCTGGCCTGATAGCCCGTAGCACTGACCCCTTAATCTACTTTCTCAACCCTCTAATAATGTTCAATGGCAGTAGGGTGACCTTTGCTAAAAGCTACGTTCGCAAGCAGATAGCTGGTAGAAATCCTAGTCAGCTTGCCCTACCATTCAACCCCAGCCTAGAGCAATTGCGTGAGATTGCCAGCAGCAATCAACTTTAGTCCAAGTCAAGACCCTAAAATTTTCTTACTTAGCACCATGCCCAGCCCGGAACAACGACTAGACCAATTAGAACCTGTTATTAGCGAAATGCTTGCTAAACAGGACGAAACGGCCGCCAAAGTAGAGCGGGTGTCGGCCCAAGTGAGACAGCTCACTGTAGTTGTCACCAACTCGCTAACCACCCAGAGCGATAACATCGAGTTTTTACTTACCCAAACGCAGCAGTTGACAGAAGGGCAAGCTAGATTGGAACAAGGACAAACCGAACTGAAACAACAGGTAAATCAGGGCTTTGCGCAAATTATTACGCTTATCAATGAGAGGCTAAAATGAAATAGTAAGGTGACCCAAAACCACCCTTTTCGTGAACTGGCTTTACGCCGAACACTTAAGCTGACCACGGGTTGAGGCTATATGAAATATATCTTTCTGTTTTTGGCCATCGTCGCGGAAGTGATTGCCACTAGTGCGATGAAAGCATCGAATCAGTTCACCCTTCTGCTTCCAAGTTTACTCACTGTGGCAGGATACGGGGTGTCCTTTTACCTTCTGAGTTTCGCCTTAAAAAGTATCCCGGTGGGCATTGCATACGCAACATGGTCCGGCGTCGGCATTGTGTTAGTTTCAGCCATAGGAGTTATCCTCTACAAACAGCGCTTGGACGGACCCGCCGTTGCTGGAATCGCCCTCATTATCGCGGGAGTGCTAATTATGAACCTCTTTTCGAAAACCAGTGCCCATTAAAATGCTCCTTTCCGTGAACACCTGACAACTGCCCGGCACCAGGTGCTCATAGGCCATTGCAGCGCCCAGCGAGTTTAAGAAACTCGTCTACGAATCAAAGTTTACGAAACGTGCCGAGGAGATGAGTTTCGTAAACTCCGAATTAGGCATTCACTATGGGCCGTACCTCGTGTCATCATGAACAAA encodes the following:
- the mobV gene encoding MobV family relaxase, translated to MPYAICRVAKIKTAQAGAAKTAHNYRQRETPNADTERKPLNREYINTAERNYWELATERIQEAGAKVRHDSVRGVEVLLTASPEAFKRQDDGTPHDWHGSQWAEANIAFLKGKFGEQNVVSCTLHQDELTPHFHAVVVPLTADGRLSAKDVFNPKTLRALQTEYAEAMKPFGMERGVEHSRAKHEVMRHVYGAQERSRGELATLTKPEPATRLSIEGPSGLDLVNLSKWRADQEARLNAELTRQLAAANERASKAASIAQDSAGAKDREKTLARQLASVEGTKTKEIGRRELFEGGFKRAAVLAVQGETLPAKVLAYGQQIRSSMQAEAEKTRPASPKGPYPPSGRPDRATKKAPRVHLPGGRDHQTGRVAPHGHRQPVRAGRAEAGRGVNEGGLRPGRAPHRAARPGSEQKSEPGRREHGRLTRRRPKAPANCIGRGLL
- a CDS encoding RepA protein, yielding MSTWYKKITDYPENENNPFSEKAVLEISTTKKRQAIRPPKTKDGENKYWVIDNNGEKVAESLFVREIEVDDEQFAKVFLGGLLNFWELSPRGIRVFTYVLRQLRPGRDEFYFSAPECMKFTLYKSRGLVISGLAELVGAGLIARSTDPLIYFLNPLIMFNGSRVTFAKSYVRKQIAGRNPSQLALPFNPSLEQLREIASSNQL
- a CDS encoding DMT family transporter, whose protein sequence is MKYIFLFLAIVAEVIATSAMKASNQFTLLLPSLLTVAGYGVSFYLLSFALKSIPVGIAYATWSGVGIVLVSAIGVILYKQRLDGPAVAGIALIIAGVLIMNLFSKTSAH